A window from Corynebacterium urogenitale encodes these proteins:
- the qcrB gene encoding cytochrome bc1 complex cytochrome b subunit: MTTKTSRLSQAAKNIDDRYTASGLIRPQINKVFPTHWSFMLGEIALYAFVILLLSGVYLTLFFDPSMSKVIYDGAYAPLNGVEMSAAYHTALDISFEVRGGLFIRQVHHWAALLFAVSIMVHMFRIFFTGAFRKPREANWVIGCLLLLLSVAEGFMGYSLPDDLLSGVGLRIMSAIIVGLPIVGTWLHWIMFAGDFPGEIIIPRLYIAHVLLIPAILLALIAAHLALVWYQKHTQFPGPGRTENNVVGVRILPVFGLKAASFGLITAGVIALMAGVTQINAIWNLGPYNPSQVSAGSQPDIYMLWTDGAARVMPAWELYLGNYTIPAVFWVALLLGLLVVLLIAYPWIEQKMTGDDAHHNLLQRPRDVPTRTAIGVMAITFYVILTISGGNDLVAYHFDISLNAMTWLGRIGLVLAPPIAYYVTHRICVGLQRSDREVLEHGIETGTIRQLPSGGFIEVHQPLGGIDEHGHAIPLDYQGAYVPKTMNELGFAGAPGRGGWFSPDSQEITDEFEDIQHRNHKEQKEMFQKLTEQSRQNSEDH, encoded by the coding sequence ATGACCACTAAGACTTCACGCCTAAGCCAGGCCGCCAAGAACATCGACGACCGTTACACGGCGTCCGGCCTGATCCGACCACAGATTAATAAGGTCTTCCCGACCCACTGGTCCTTCATGCTGGGTGAGATCGCACTCTACGCGTTCGTCATCCTGCTGCTGTCCGGTGTCTACCTGACCCTGTTCTTCGACCCTTCCATGTCGAAGGTGATCTACGACGGCGCCTACGCACCACTCAACGGTGTCGAGATGTCCGCCGCCTACCACACCGCCCTGGATATCTCCTTCGAGGTTCGCGGTGGCCTGTTCATTCGCCAGGTTCACCACTGGGCAGCGCTGCTGTTTGCAGTGTCCATCATGGTCCACATGTTCCGCATCTTCTTCACGGGTGCGTTCCGCAAGCCTCGCGAGGCCAACTGGGTCATCGGCTGCCTGTTGCTGCTGCTGTCCGTGGCTGAGGGCTTCATGGGCTACTCCCTGCCAGACGACCTGCTCTCCGGTGTCGGTCTGCGCATTATGTCTGCGATTATCGTGGGCCTGCCGATTGTCGGTACGTGGCTGCACTGGATCATGTTCGCGGGTGACTTCCCAGGCGAGATCATCATTCCTCGCCTCTACATCGCTCACGTGCTGCTGATCCCAGCGATCCTGCTGGCTCTCATTGCAGCTCACCTTGCCCTCGTGTGGTACCAGAAGCACACCCAGTTCCCTGGACCGGGCCGCACTGAGAACAACGTCGTCGGCGTTCGTATTCTCCCAGTGTTCGGTCTCAAGGCCGCTTCCTTCGGCCTGATCACCGCTGGCGTGATTGCCCTGATGGCTGGTGTGACACAGATCAACGCAATCTGGAACCTTGGTCCATACAACCCGTCTCAGGTTTCGGCTGGATCCCAGCCGGATATCTACATGCTGTGGACTGACGGTGCTGCTCGCGTGATGCCAGCATGGGAGCTCTACCTCGGCAACTACACGATCCCTGCAGTGTTCTGGGTAGCACTTCTGCTCGGACTGCTCGTTGTGCTGCTCATTGCCTACCCATGGATTGAGCAGAAGATGACCGGTGACGACGCTCACCATAACTTGTTGCAGCGCCCACGCGACGTTCCTACGCGTACCGCAATCGGCGTTATGGCGATCACCTTCTACGTCATCCTGACGATTTCCGGTGGTAACGACCTGGTGGCGTACCACTTCGATATTTCCCTGAACGCGATGACCTGGCTCGGTCGTATCGGTCTGGTGCTTGCTCCACCAATCGCCTACTACGTCACGCACCGTATTTGTGTCGGTTTGCAGCGTAGTGATCGCGAGGTGCTGGAGCATGGTATCGAGACCGGTACCATTCGCCAGCTCCCATCCGGCGGGTTCATTGAGGTTCACCAGCCACTCGGTGGCATCGACGAGCACGGACACGCGATTCCTCTGGATTACCAGGGCGCCTACGTGCCGAAGACCATGAACGAGCTCGGCTTCGCTGGTGCTCCAGGCCGCGGCGGCTGGTTCAGCCCAGATTCCCAGGAGATCACTGACGAGTTCGAGGACATCCAGCACCGTAACCACAAGGAGCAGAAGGAAATGTTCCAGAAGCTTACGGAGCAGTCCCGCCAGAACTCTGAGGACCACTAG
- a CDS encoding 3'-5' exonuclease, giving the protein MGTVNHVPRPHRTTVAPLSASEALGNALVIDVETTGLDPSEDRIIEIGAAHVIEGTVRSVFHELINPHRPISPFIEEITGLENRRIASARDSHEVLPEFLSYIQSASQVDNTTSCRRACCFVGHNVAFDLSFLGAELERIQTSNTLPQWHSLCTADLARRLIPRQRVGRYTLLNLTEYLQTQFKPSHRALADVKATVEVLIKLESIESTTN; this is encoded by the coding sequence ATGGGCACGGTGAACCACGTACCTAGGCCTCACCGAACTACTGTCGCGCCGCTCTCTGCCAGCGAAGCATTGGGGAATGCATTGGTGATCGATGTTGAGACTACTGGTCTTGATCCCTCAGAGGATCGCATCATTGAAATCGGCGCGGCCCACGTCATCGAGGGAACGGTGCGTAGCGTATTTCACGAATTGATCAATCCTCACCGCCCGATCTCTCCCTTCATCGAGGAGATCACCGGCCTGGAAAACCGCAGAATTGCTAGCGCACGCGATAGCCACGAGGTACTACCGGAGTTTCTCTCTTATATTCAGAGCGCCTCACAGGTAGACAACACTACAAGCTGTCGAAGGGCCTGCTGTTTCGTAGGACACAATGTAGCTTTCGATCTCTCATTTCTTGGAGCAGAACTCGAAAGAATACAAACGAGCAACACATTGCCTCAATGGCATTCGCTGTGTACTGCAGATCTAGCTCGACGACTAATTCCTCGCCAGCGCGTTGGCCGATACACATTATTGAATCTCACTGAATACCTACAGACGCAATTCAAACCGTCTCACCGGGCGCTCGCCGATGTGAAAGCCACTGTCGAGGTACTCATCAAACTCGAGAGCATTGAATCCACAACTAACTGA
- a CDS encoding C40 family peptidase, producing the protein MSTSSLRVRRPVSRLIGASILSIAVGTATAPVVSADPAPATQDQASADGSLTDQQIDELLSAPIPEDFDGLLAHMKNISHAAGATNEEVTQIGIDLKKAKGQVDEANKAVGDSQRRAEDAQRKLEVSRTEVSGVAQAVYRGATIDPVSVVAGASGPQAAIERNSYMVSLEDSNNRQLDGLDKNLLEAVQATSDANRAKFRADFRVNDLNARQKKLDGRSAKLDDLKNKVMDIVDGFSPEDRQRWVDSNGPIDVDVETFLRDLKAPGGGQISADLSGVVAAAMSKLGSPYGWGAAGPDQFDCSGLMFWAYQQMGKTIPRTSQAQLSGGTSVSMDALQPGDIVAYYPGATHVGMYIGNGQVVHASDYGIPVQVVPVDSMPAVGAARY; encoded by the coding sequence GTGTCCACTTCCTCTCTGCGCGTTCGTCGCCCTGTGAGCCGTCTGATCGGCGCAAGTATTCTTAGCATTGCCGTCGGCACTGCAACTGCCCCCGTCGTATCTGCCGATCCAGCCCCGGCCACGCAAGATCAGGCGTCTGCTGATGGATCTCTCACCGATCAACAGATCGATGAGCTACTGTCTGCGCCTATCCCAGAAGATTTTGATGGGCTGCTCGCGCATATGAAGAACATCTCCCATGCAGCGGGGGCCACCAATGAGGAAGTAACACAGATCGGTATTGATCTGAAAAAGGCTAAGGGACAAGTCGATGAGGCTAACAAGGCCGTGGGCGACTCTCAGCGCAGGGCCGAAGACGCCCAGCGCAAGCTAGAAGTTTCTCGCACCGAAGTCTCCGGTGTGGCTCAAGCAGTCTATCGTGGGGCGACTATCGATCCCGTGTCCGTTGTTGCAGGTGCATCTGGCCCCCAGGCTGCTATTGAACGCAATAGCTACATGGTTAGCCTCGAGGACTCGAACAACCGTCAACTCGATGGCTTGGACAAGAACCTGCTCGAAGCGGTGCAGGCAACCTCGGACGCAAATCGTGCTAAGTTCCGCGCAGATTTCCGAGTCAACGATCTCAATGCCCGCCAGAAGAAGCTCGATGGCCGTTCTGCAAAGTTAGATGACCTCAAGAACAAGGTCATGGACATCGTTGACGGCTTCAGCCCCGAGGACCGCCAGCGTTGGGTCGATAGCAACGGCCCGATCGATGTCGACGTGGAAACCTTCCTTCGTGACCTCAAGGCACCAGGAGGGGGACAGATTTCCGCTGATCTATCGGGCGTCGTAGCCGCTGCAATGTCCAAGCTCGGCTCGCCTTATGGTTGGGGAGCAGCTGGCCCAGACCAGTTCGACTGCTCCGGCCTCATGTTTTGGGCGTATCAGCAGATGGGTAAGACCATCCCACGGACCTCTCAGGCTCAGCTGAGCGGTGGTACTTCAGTGAGCATGGATGCCCTCCAGCCGGGTGACATCGTGGCTTACTACCCTGGTGCTACCCATGTCGGCATGTACATCGGCAACGGCCAAGTGGTTCACGCCTCTGATTACGGCATCCCAGTGCAGGTCGTGCCGGTAGACTCCATGCCAGCCGTGGGTGCAGCGCGTTACTAA
- the ctaE gene encoding aa3-type cytochrome oxidase subunit III, with product MTSAVENPGMAAPQRVATLNRPNMVSVGTIVFLSQELMFFAGLFAMYFVSKANSGGEWPPHPTHLNVPWAALITVILVSSSFTAQWGVFAAERGDVFALRRWYALSALLGTVFLAGQAWEYIELVGHGTTIGGSVYGSVFFITTGFHAAHVLAGVLAFVVVLLRTFKSKFTPAQATAAVVVSYYWHFVDVVWIGLWITIYFIQ from the coding sequence GTGACGAGCGCAGTTGAAAACCCAGGTATGGCAGCACCACAACGTGTTGCGACGCTGAACCGACCAAACATGGTCAGCGTCGGCACGATTGTGTTCCTGTCTCAGGAATTGATGTTTTTTGCTGGCCTGTTCGCGATGTACTTCGTGTCCAAGGCCAACAGTGGTGGTGAATGGCCACCGCACCCGACCCACCTTAATGTGCCGTGGGCGGCGCTGATCACCGTGATTCTGGTGTCTTCGTCGTTCACCGCTCAGTGGGGTGTCTTCGCGGCTGAGCGAGGTGACGTATTCGCACTGCGTAGGTGGTATGCACTGTCTGCGCTGCTCGGTACGGTCTTCCTCGCCGGTCAGGCATGGGAGTACATCGAGCTGGTCGGCCACGGCACCACCATTGGTGGCTCCGTGTACGGTTCGGTCTTCTTCATCACAACCGGCTTCCACGCAGCCCACGTTCTGGCTGGTGTCCTCGCCTTCGTTGTGGTGTTGCTCCGTACTTTCAAGTCGAAGTTCACCCCGGCACAGGCCACCGCGGCCGTCGTTGTGTCTTACTACTGGCACTTCGTCGACGTTGTGTGGATCGGCCTGTGGATCACTATTTACTTCATCCAGTAG
- the qcrA gene encoding cytochrome bc1 complex Rieske iron-sulfur subunit, protein MSDNKKQYTKAELDKMSNDELARLGTELDGVTVAYRKERFPLANDPAEKRAGLAVGTYFALSVVFGLAFIAVYLFWPWEYKHLEEAGMWWHTLYTPMLGVTSGLAIIMLGMGAVKYTKTFVPEEISVQTRHDGPSDEVDSRTLVALLNDSWQTSTLGRRPVIAGLAGAGAVLAGLAVVLPMGGIVKNPWKPKAMGIAGDGTLWTTGWTLVEEGKKVYLGRDNGNIAEEHDGHWSTKGISRLVRMRAEDLDAGSMETVFPLTEEMVNDGDKYDPQRDVYKEHMHSIHGARNSVMLIRLRHEDAQRAVLRAGQEDFHAGDYFAYSKICTHIGCPTSLYEQQTNRILCPCHQSQFDALHYGKPVFGPAARALPQLPIAVDEKGYMYAKGNFAEPVGPAFWERRS, encoded by the coding sequence GTGAGCGATAACAAGAAGCAATACACCAAAGCAGAGCTCGACAAGATGAGCAATGACGAGCTCGCCCGCCTGGGTACCGAGCTCGACGGCGTGACGGTTGCGTACCGCAAGGAGCGCTTCCCGCTCGCCAATGACCCAGCCGAAAAGCGTGCCGGACTGGCAGTAGGCACCTACTTCGCCCTGTCCGTCGTCTTCGGCTTGGCTTTCATCGCCGTTTACCTCTTCTGGCCATGGGAGTACAAGCACCTCGAGGAAGCTGGCATGTGGTGGCACACCCTGTACACCCCAATGCTCGGCGTTACCTCTGGTCTGGCAATCATCATGCTGGGCATGGGTGCGGTGAAGTACACCAAGACTTTCGTGCCAGAGGAAATCTCTGTTCAGACCCGCCATGACGGTCCGTCCGACGAGGTAGACTCCCGTACTCTGGTCGCTCTTCTCAACGACTCTTGGCAGACGTCCACCCTCGGTCGTCGCCCAGTAATTGCTGGCCTCGCGGGTGCGGGCGCTGTTCTTGCTGGCCTAGCCGTGGTGCTGCCAATGGGCGGCATCGTCAAGAACCCATGGAAGCCAAAGGCAATGGGTATCGCAGGCGATGGCACCCTCTGGACCACCGGCTGGACTCTGGTTGAGGAAGGCAAGAAGGTCTACCTCGGCCGCGATAACGGCAATATCGCCGAAGAGCACGATGGCCACTGGTCCACAAAGGGAATCTCCCGCCTGGTGCGCATGCGTGCAGAGGATCTGGACGCTGGCTCCATGGAAACCGTCTTCCCGCTTACCGAGGAGATGGTCAACGACGGTGACAAGTACGACCCGCAGCGCGACGTCTATAAGGAGCACATGCACTCCATTCACGGTGCACGTAACTCCGTCATGCTCATCCGTCTGCGTCACGAGGACGCACAGCGCGCAGTGCTGCGCGCCGGCCAGGAAGATTTCCACGCCGGCGACTACTTTGCGTACTCCAAGATCTGTACTCACATTGGCTGCCCTACGTCCCTGTATGAGCAGCAGACCAACCGCATCCTTTGCCCTTGCCACCAGTCGCAGTTCGACGCACTGCACTACGGCAAGCCAGTCTTCGGCCCAGCAGCCCGTGCTCTGCCACAGCTGCCGATCGCCGTGGATGAGAAGGGTTACATGTACGCCAAGGGCAACTTTGCTGAGCCTGTTGGCCCTGCTTTCTGGGAGCGTCGTTCATGA
- a CDS encoding C40 family peptidase codes for MGKHNLKKTNSTKRNAAIIAAVGVGAAVINPAAAQAAPVKVPNTNLTVEVPDQLMQHLEPHIGKVTQAAAAAPAKASKPVAAPKSKGQQIVDFAMSKQGAPYAWGAAGPNAFDCSGLTSWAHKMAGIQIPRTSDAQAYSGKPVSLDNLLPGDVISYYGGASHVAIYIGNGKVVHAVNSGTPVQVNDIHYMPVNNAVRFF; via the coding sequence ATGGGTAAGCACAATCTGAAGAAGACCAACAGCACCAAGCGCAATGCGGCAATCATTGCAGCAGTTGGTGTTGGTGCGGCCGTTATCAACCCGGCAGCCGCACAGGCCGCTCCAGTTAAGGTGCCGAACACCAACCTCACCGTTGAGGTCCCAGACCAGCTCATGCAGCACCTCGAGCCTCACATTGGCAAGGTCACCCAGGCGGCCGCCGCTGCTCCAGCCAAGGCTTCCAAGCCTGTTGCTGCTCCAAAGTCTAAGGGTCAGCAAATCGTGGACTTTGCTATGAGCAAGCAGGGTGCTCCTTACGCTTGGGGCGCTGCAGGTCCTAACGCCTTTGATTGCTCCGGCCTGACCTCCTGGGCGCACAAGATGGCCGGCATCCAGATCCCACGCACCTCTGATGCTCAGGCTTACTCCGGCAAGCCAGTCTCCCTGGACAACCTGCTTCCGGGTGACGTTATTTCCTACTACGGTGGCGCTTCCCACGTTGCTATCTACATTGGAAACGGCAAGGTTGTTCACGCGGTGAACTCTGGCACCCCAGTTCAGGTGAACGACATTCACTACATGCCAGTCAACAACGCGGTCCGTTTCTTCTAA
- a CDS encoding ROK family protein → MPEQSLTIGVDIGGTNLRAAVVDSTGTVLDVEQLPTPPSVGALEQALSSVVSSLRLKHPAVGAIGLAIAGFLTEDQTTVRFAPHLPWRNSEIKRRLTKRLELPVVIEHDANSAAWGEYVLGASRGSTNSVLFALGTGIGGAVIINGQLYRGSFGTAPEFGHLTVVPHGRSCPCGKRGCLERYCSGSALPLTAQDFIALGTHRDSALSQEFGSRPEEITGRTIVRMAREGDALASAIIKEMATWLGRGLAMVQDIFDPELIVLGGGVAQDAELMFERAEKVMHSSIVGAGHRPVARVAIAELGSQAGMIGVAMLARQALTRDVQ, encoded by the coding sequence GTGCCGGAGCAATCATTGACCATCGGCGTGGACATCGGTGGCACCAACCTTCGTGCTGCGGTGGTCGACAGCACAGGCACTGTTCTCGACGTGGAACAGCTGCCCACTCCACCCTCCGTTGGTGCTCTGGAGCAGGCTCTTTCCAGCGTGGTGTCTTCGCTTCGGTTGAAGCATCCGGCCGTCGGTGCCATCGGATTGGCCATTGCAGGCTTCCTCACGGAGGATCAGACCACGGTGCGCTTCGCCCCACATCTGCCGTGGCGTAACAGCGAGATCAAACGCCGGTTGACGAAGCGACTGGAGCTACCCGTCGTGATTGAACACGATGCGAATTCTGCCGCGTGGGGCGAATACGTGCTGGGTGCGTCGCGAGGCAGCACTAATTCGGTGCTTTTTGCCCTTGGAACCGGCATCGGTGGAGCGGTGATTATTAATGGCCAGCTCTACCGTGGCTCTTTCGGAACCGCGCCAGAGTTCGGTCACCTTACCGTCGTCCCACACGGTCGAAGTTGTCCGTGCGGCAAGCGCGGGTGCCTGGAGCGTTATTGCTCCGGCTCGGCGCTGCCGCTGACCGCACAAGATTTCATCGCGTTAGGAACACACAGAGATTCCGCACTGTCCCAGGAATTCGGCTCCAGGCCGGAGGAGATTACCGGCCGCACCATCGTGCGAATGGCTAGGGAAGGAGATGCGCTGGCGTCGGCCATCATCAAGGAGATGGCCACGTGGCTGGGGCGCGGTCTCGCAATGGTCCAAGACATCTTCGACCCAGAGCTGATTGTCCTCGGCGGCGGGGTAGCTCAAGATGCTGAGCTCATGTTCGAACGCGCGGAGAAAGTGATGCACTCGTCGATCGTTGGCGCAGGACATCGCCCCGTCGCGCGTGTAGCAATCGCAGAATTGGGCAGTCAGGCCGGTATGATCGGCGTGGCAATGCTGGCGCGCCAGGCGCTAACTCGTGACGTGCAATAG
- a CDS encoding lysophospholipid acyltransferase family protein: MKNKTYWWLKHVFIGPWLWVYNRPFTRGLKKIPAEGAAILASNHLAVMDSFYLPLVAKRQLTFLAKKEYFTTPGFVGGVQKWFFTSVGQVPIDRKDKDSQDVAMDTAVKVLERGDVLGMYPEGTRSPDGRLYRGKTGLARIALKTGEKVYPVAMINTNKVNPIGSWIPRPFRCGVVVGDPLDPADYRDAGDDYAQARALTDAIMEALHELSGQEYVKDFYAADVKSSLEAGRGYPADSEPRTN; the protein is encoded by the coding sequence GTGAAGAACAAGACCTACTGGTGGCTAAAACATGTTTTCATTGGCCCTTGGCTCTGGGTTTATAACCGACCCTTCACACGTGGGCTCAAAAAAATTCCGGCGGAAGGCGCAGCCATCCTGGCCTCTAATCACTTAGCCGTGATGGACAGCTTTTATCTTCCTTTGGTGGCGAAGCGTCAGCTGACCTTCCTGGCGAAGAAGGAATACTTCACCACCCCGGGGTTCGTGGGTGGGGTGCAGAAGTGGTTTTTTACCTCTGTTGGCCAGGTGCCCATCGATCGAAAGGATAAGGATTCACAGGATGTGGCGATGGACACTGCCGTGAAGGTACTGGAGCGTGGTGATGTGTTGGGCATGTATCCCGAAGGCACCCGCAGTCCGGATGGACGTCTTTATCGCGGTAAGACCGGCCTTGCACGTATCGCCCTGAAAACCGGGGAGAAGGTGTACCCGGTGGCCATGATTAACACGAACAAGGTCAATCCCATCGGCAGCTGGATTCCACGTCCGTTTCGGTGCGGAGTGGTGGTAGGCGATCCACTCGATCCTGCCGACTACCGTGACGCAGGCGACGACTACGCGCAGGCCCGTGCTCTCACGGACGCCATTATGGAAGCCTTGCACGAACTGTCCGGCCAAGAGTACGTCAAGGACTTCTACGCCGCAGATGTGAAGAGCTCACTTGAAGCCGGTCGGGGATACCCGGCTGACTCCGAACCGCGTACCAACTAG
- the trpD gene encoding anthranilate phosphoribosyltransferase — MGKRDELSESQVSWAVREIMDGRATNAQIAAFAFGMRVKGITAAELAAAANTMRSFATPVDFSDVPQRVDIVGTGGDGHHTVNISTMASFVVAACGVPVVKHGNRAASSKCGGADMLEALGYDIERSPEQVQEDAKKHKFAFLFSKTYHPAMRFAGPVRSELKVSTIFNLLGPMTNPAAPKYGLIGCAFREMMPIVGGAFAHQGSRVLVVRSMDGMDEISVSAPTEVVTVDASGRTGQEVINPRELGLDFYPLADVRGGDADYNAEIARKLFANEIDGAIKDSVLINAAAALTAVHGWEETGLQEALKQNIVTAREALESGAAEEAMRNVLGG; from the coding sequence ATGGGTAAGCGCGACGAACTCAGCGAATCCCAGGTGTCATGGGCAGTCCGCGAAATTATGGACGGACGTGCAACCAATGCACAGATCGCAGCTTTCGCCTTTGGTATGCGGGTGAAGGGAATCACCGCGGCCGAACTTGCCGCAGCGGCAAATACGATGCGCAGCTTCGCTACCCCGGTTGATTTCAGCGACGTTCCACAACGTGTCGACATCGTGGGCACCGGCGGCGATGGTCACCACACCGTGAACATTTCCACGATGGCCAGCTTTGTCGTCGCCGCATGTGGCGTTCCGGTGGTCAAACACGGCAATCGCGCAGCATCCTCCAAGTGCGGCGGCGCGGATATGCTCGAGGCCCTTGGTTACGACATCGAGCGTTCCCCTGAGCAGGTTCAAGAAGACGCCAAGAAGCACAAGTTTGCTTTCCTTTTCTCCAAGACCTACCACCCAGCAATGCGATTTGCTGGCCCTGTCCGCAGCGAGTTGAAGGTTTCCACCATCTTCAATCTCCTGGGCCCGATGACTAACCCAGCGGCACCTAAATACGGCCTCATCGGTTGCGCCTTCCGCGAGATGATGCCAATCGTCGGTGGTGCTTTTGCGCACCAGGGTTCCCGCGTGCTCGTCGTGCGTTCCATGGACGGCATGGACGAGATTTCAGTGTCCGCCCCAACCGAAGTAGTTACCGTGGATGCTTCAGGACGGACCGGCCAAGAGGTCATCAATCCACGTGAGCTCGGCCTCGACTTCTACCCGCTGGCCGACGTGCGTGGTGGCGATGCCGATTACAACGCGGAAATCGCTCGCAAGCTTTTCGCCAACGAAATTGACGGCGCGATCAAGGATTCCGTCTTGATTAACGCTGCTGCTGCCTTGACCGCAGTCCACGGCTGGGAAGAGACGGGGTTGCAGGAAGCTCTCAAGCAGAACATCGTAACTGCCCGCGAGGCTCTGGAATCCGGTGCAGCCGAGGAAGCCATGAGGAACGTTCTGGGCGGCTAG
- a CDS encoding glycosyltransferase family 4 protein: protein MTTPRVLVVTNDFPPTLGGIQTYVRDYLAALSPQDAHVVVFASTQDAEAARQYDSTLEYTVVRWPRSVMLPTPATARRMQELIREHRIDTVWFGAAAPLALMAGRARAAGATRIIASTHGHEVGWSMFPGSRQVLGRIGRHVHCLTYVSHYARNRMSAAFGSTVAWEPMPGGVDTETFHPDPQMRDILRRRYDIENKKVIVAVSRVVPRKGQDTLVEAMPHIVRHEPNAHLLIVGPGEYASTLRRRASSLGVGSNVTVTGAVDYEELPGHYCAGDVFALPVRTQGGGLSVEGLGIVFLEAQACGVPTVAGMGGGAPETVVDGETGLVVNGRDTHAVAATVLSVLSDATLAARLAERGRARVEAAWTWQRLRSQLLAVLAGDGRVPPEAAWSVPIKPINTKGSSS from the coding sequence ATGACAACTCCGCGCGTCCTCGTCGTCACGAATGACTTCCCACCGACTCTCGGTGGCATTCAAACCTATGTGCGCGATTATCTCGCTGCTCTGTCGCCTCAGGACGCGCACGTAGTTGTCTTCGCTTCCACACAGGACGCTGAAGCCGCACGTCAGTACGACTCAACGCTGGAATACACAGTCGTTCGTTGGCCACGCTCCGTCATGCTGCCCACACCTGCCACCGCACGCAGGATGCAGGAATTGATTCGCGAACACCGTATCGACACAGTGTGGTTTGGTGCAGCGGCCCCTCTGGCCTTGATGGCTGGGCGTGCGCGTGCCGCAGGTGCAACGCGTATTATTGCGTCCACTCATGGGCATGAGGTCGGCTGGTCCATGTTCCCTGGTTCGCGCCAAGTGCTTGGCCGCATTGGTCGCCACGTACACTGCCTCACCTACGTATCGCACTACGCACGTAATCGGATGAGCGCTGCTTTCGGCTCTACGGTGGCATGGGAGCCGATGCCCGGTGGCGTCGATACCGAAACATTCCACCCTGATCCACAGATGCGGGACATCCTGCGCCGTCGCTATGACATCGAAAACAAGAAGGTCATTGTGGCGGTGTCACGGGTTGTGCCACGAAAGGGCCAAGACACCCTCGTTGAAGCTATGCCACACATCGTGCGCCACGAACCGAATGCCCACTTGTTGATCGTTGGGCCGGGGGAGTACGCCTCCACGCTGCGCCGCCGTGCGTCTTCGCTGGGCGTGGGTTCGAACGTGACTGTGACCGGCGCGGTGGATTACGAGGAGTTGCCCGGCCATTACTGCGCTGGTGATGTCTTTGCCCTTCCCGTGCGTACCCAAGGTGGTGGGCTTAGCGTGGAAGGTTTGGGCATTGTCTTTCTCGAGGCCCAGGCATGCGGTGTTCCCACCGTCGCAGGTATGGGTGGAGGAGCACCGGAAACCGTAGTTGATGGAGAGACGGGCCTCGTGGTGAACGGTCGTGATACTCATGCGGTGGCCGCCACCGTACTGTCCGTTCTGTCCGACGCCACGCTGGCGGCACGTCTCGCTGAGCGTGGAAGAGCGCGGGTGGAGGCTGCCTGGACGTGGCAGCGCCTGAGGAGTCAGCTCCTCGCAGTGCTGGCTGGTGATGGGCGGGTGCCACCCGAAGCCGCCTGGAGCGTCCCCATCAAACCCATCAATACGAAAGGCTCATCGAGCTGA
- the qcrC gene encoding cytochrome bc1 complex diheme cytochrome c subunit, translating to MDTTSTNATSEGVTTSAPRKAGALRRRRKMRKAFAGALAMVVALTGAGFIANALTPDAQTAVAEQDATAMVDEGKQIYEVACITCHGANLQGVKDRGPSLVGVGEGAVYFQVHSGRMPMLRNEAQASRKTPRYSENQALALAAYVNANGGGPGIVRNEDGSIAMESLRGSNNENGKINPADVARGSDLFRLNCASCHNFTGRGGALSGGKYAPVLDPANEQEIYQAMLTGPQNMPKFSDRQLTADEKKDIIAFIKSSKETPNPGGFGLGGIGPVTEGMFMWFVGILVMIAFAMWIGSRQ from the coding sequence ATGGATACCACTTCCACGAACGCGACGAGCGAAGGTGTGACGACCTCCGCTCCGCGTAAGGCAGGCGCGCTTCGCCGCCGCCGCAAGATGCGTAAGGCCTTTGCCGGTGCCCTGGCTATGGTTGTTGCGCTCACGGGTGCTGGCTTCATTGCCAACGCCCTGACTCCAGATGCTCAGACCGCCGTCGCAGAGCAGGATGCAACTGCCATGGTCGACGAAGGTAAGCAGATCTACGAAGTTGCATGTATCACCTGCCACGGTGCCAACCTGCAAGGTGTGAAGGATCGCGGTCCTTCCCTGGTTGGTGTTGGTGAAGGGGCTGTGTACTTCCAGGTGCACTCCGGTCGTATGCCGATGCTGCGTAACGAAGCTCAGGCCTCCCGCAAGACTCCTCGCTACTCCGAGAATCAGGCACTGGCTCTCGCGGCCTACGTCAACGCCAACGGCGGTGGCCCGGGCATCGTGCGTAACGAGGATGGCTCCATTGCTATGGAGTCCCTGCGTGGTTCGAACAACGAGAACGGCAAGATCAACCCTGCCGACGTTGCTCGCGGTTCTGACCTCTTCCGTCTGAACTGTGCTTCCTGCCACAACTTCACCGGTCGTGGTGGTGCACTGTCCGGCGGTAAGTACGCACCAGTGCTCGATCCTGCCAACGAGCAGGAGATTTACCAGGCGATGCTGACCGGCCCACAGAACATGCCAAAGTTCTCCGATCGACAGCTCACCGCTGACGAGAAGAAGGACATCATCGCCTTCATCAAGTCCTCCAAGGAAACCCCGAACCCAGGTGGCTTCGGACTGGGCGGTATCGGCCCAGTTACTGAAGGTATGTTCATGTGGTTCGTTGGCATCCTCGTGATGATCGCCTTCGCTATGTGGATTGGAAGTCGACAGTGA